One Prolixibacteraceae bacterium DNA segment encodes these proteins:
- a CDS encoding nitroreductase family protein, with protein sequence MDAITLLKERRSVRKYKDQVVDRSLMKEIVDLARWAPSWANVQIARYTMIDSPETIKAIAQDGVHQFSYNMKTLAHAKGVCVLSYVKGKSGKLSTPKGEFKDSGEMIWEIFDAGIACQTFCLAAHAKGIGTCVFGVIDNNAIEKIVALPEGERVAAVIVYGYEEGEHAAPTPRMEADKILRFI encoded by the coding sequence ATGGATGCAATTACATTATTAAAAGAGAGACGAAGTGTTCGTAAATATAAGGACCAAGTAGTAGATAGATCATTGATGAAAGAGATTGTGGACCTCGCCCGTTGGGCTCCTTCATGGGCAAATGTTCAGATAGCTCGATATACGATGATTGACAGTCCTGAAACAATCAAAGCCATTGCACAGGATGGGGTACATCAATTTTCTTATAATATGAAAACATTGGCTCATGCCAAAGGGGTATGTGTCTTAAGTTATGTAAAAGGGAAAAGCGGGAAACTTTCGACTCCTAAAGGAGAATTTAAAGATTCAGGGGAGATGATATGGGAGATCTTTGATGCGGGCATTGCTTGTCAAACTTTCTGCCTTGCAGCTCATGCCAAGGGCATAGGGACATGTGTCTTTGGTGTTATTGACAACAATGCCATTGAGAAGATTGTGGCACTTCCTGAAGGAGAAAGAGTCGCAGCAGTGATTGTTTATGGGTATGAAGAGGGAGAACACGCTGCTCCTACTCCACGAATGGAAGCAGATAAGATACTGCGTTTTATTTAA
- a CDS encoding WYL domain-containing protein: MATNKHATIRYNTLDRCFRNPRRKYFMDDLIEECCQSLSLQTGITSGVQRRQIYDDIDFMESEAGFDIELNRLKDGRKTYYRYADPNFSIKKQLLNDQEVDQIKEALVTLKRFKGLPQFEWIDEITTRLESSFSLVSDQESAILFDQNIYLKGLNHISSLYYAIINRQVLRISYQSFKQDKPKDYLFSPHLLKQFNNRWFIFGFMDGYTNHTNLSLDRICEVEVAERAIFQESKLNFEELFEDMVGVTIPRDAQVERVFIKVNEGLKPYILSKPIHGSQKVIDHQDFMIELQVYINFELTSQLLSFGKDIEVIEPLHLRHKLTSILKDSLERYL; this comes from the coding sequence ATGGCAACAAACAAACATGCAACCATACGTTATAACACTTTAGATAGATGCTTTAGGAATCCCCGAAGGAAATATTTTATGGACGACCTGATTGAGGAGTGTTGTCAATCATTGAGTCTACAAACAGGTATTACAAGTGGGGTTCAACGCCGACAAATCTATGATGATATCGACTTTATGGAGAGCGAGGCAGGATTTGATATTGAACTCAATCGATTGAAAGATGGAAGAAAAACCTATTATCGTTATGCAGATCCAAACTTTTCTATAAAAAAACAGCTACTTAATGATCAAGAAGTAGATCAAATCAAAGAGGCATTGGTGACACTAAAGCGCTTTAAAGGGCTACCACAATTTGAGTGGATCGATGAGATCACCACTCGATTAGAGTCTAGTTTCTCGTTGGTATCAGATCAAGAGAGTGCCATACTATTTGATCAAAACATCTATTTAAAGGGGCTTAATCATATTTCAAGTCTCTATTATGCCATTATAAATAGACAGGTTTTGAGAATATCTTACCAAAGCTTCAAGCAAGACAAACCCAAAGATTACCTATTCTCGCCACATCTTCTGAAGCAGTTTAACAATCGTTGGTTTATTTTTGGGTTTATGGATGGATATACGAATCATACGAACCTTTCGCTCGATAGAATATGTGAAGTAGAAGTAGCTGAGAGAGCAATATTTCAGGAGAGCAAACTGAATTTCGAGGAACTTTTTGAAGATATGGTAGGAGTGACCATTCCAAGAGATGCACAAGTAGAGCGTGTTTTTATAAAAGTAAATGAGGGACTGAAACCATATATCTTAAGCAAACCGATTCATGGTTCCCAAAAAGTGATCGATCATCAGGACTTTATGATCGAATTACAAGTCTATATCAACTTTGAATTGACATCCCAGCTATTGTCATTCGGAAAAGATATCGAAGTGATTGAACCACTGCATCTTCGCCATAAATTGACATCCATACTGAAAGATTCACTAGAAAGATACCTCTAA
- a CDS encoding FAM83 family protein, whose amino-acid sequence MEPIKQEVLNNHQIYEAITTALQGATTEILVVTAWFTDPMLLEHLMDRAQNGVRIGVVISEDEENKRLDFSKLTSLGASIYRIGSRGNKRGMMHQKFCVVDKSVAIHGSYNWTVNARKNNEESAILTNHRETIDSLIANYHQIIDNKDTMGLKNLLHRKEAKKQKKENAEQKTPIVMNSKSDKTQSLSHADRLESILDNLLESEFSNFDKDRMKALGYQNSKEKSGDHEVLQNILDTLYADFAGELNIAHEKKQNMILRIQEEVQKQMTGIEAKRDAEIREANIACETERSDYDRNINEFNTQIENEELKKKGLVDGIMKRLQNQKSDLLKAIDDLQVSFAKTKLNWSKLGPSILFMIIMFVYLIVFYSSAGYILIFGKQDAEFAKNTNALGTYLPPEVFDPQAITHVLEKGATGVMFVFLFVFVPLVLSIIDLFLERSTQRWKRYTKFGLKWFGILFIDAIIAYKVAATIHETTYLKSGLGDPLFHLKDCFTSVDFYLVFALGSFGLVLFSSLFKYIIKCFSERNEDEVRAENKIKERQFRSEIKRADECLMKEEKRLIAVEQEINQIKQKREVLLKKIDSIPMVFENKKNAVLRLADQKSEEVSYIKSLYLSKLENNNLKFSFSMLTNRVNTFMNGWTAFLHSEFSVAKAEQKSKEAMALKDTWLLNNQNR is encoded by the coding sequence ATGGAACCAATAAAACAAGAAGTACTCAACAATCATCAAATATACGAAGCAATCACTACAGCGCTTCAAGGAGCCACTACTGAGATTCTAGTAGTTACAGCATGGTTTACCGATCCTATGCTGTTAGAGCACCTTATGGATCGAGCCCAGAACGGAGTGCGTATAGGCGTGGTGATCTCAGAAGATGAAGAGAACAAACGTCTTGACTTTTCCAAACTTACCTCTTTAGGAGCTTCAATCTATAGAATAGGAAGCCGAGGAAATAAACGAGGGATGATGCATCAAAAGTTTTGTGTCGTAGATAAATCTGTTGCTATTCATGGCTCCTATAATTGGACTGTTAATGCACGAAAGAACAACGAAGAGAGTGCTATCCTCACCAACCATCGTGAGACCATAGACTCCCTAATAGCGAACTATCATCAAATAATAGATAACAAAGATACCATGGGATTAAAGAATCTTCTTCATAGAAAAGAGGCCAAAAAGCAAAAGAAAGAGAACGCTGAACAGAAGACTCCGATTGTGATGAACTCAAAGAGCGATAAGACCCAATCCCTCTCTCATGCCGATAGATTAGAGTCTATTCTAGACAACCTGCTTGAGTCAGAGTTCTCCAATTTCGATAAAGATCGAATGAAAGCGCTTGGTTATCAAAACTCGAAAGAGAAATCTGGAGACCATGAGGTGTTGCAAAATATCCTTGATACTCTGTATGCTGACTTTGCAGGAGAACTGAATATTGCCCATGAGAAGAAGCAGAATATGATTTTACGTATTCAGGAGGAGGTTCAGAAACAGATGACAGGGATCGAAGCCAAGAGAGATGCCGAAATTCGTGAAGCGAACATTGCTTGCGAAACAGAGAGGAGCGATTACGATCGTAACATAAATGAGTTTAATACCCAGATAGAGAATGAAGAGTTGAAGAAAAAAGGATTGGTCGATGGAATTATGAAACGTCTTCAGAATCAGAAATCAGATTTGTTAAAAGCCATTGATGACCTTCAAGTATCTTTTGCCAAAACCAAATTGAACTGGTCCAAACTAGGTCCTTCGATTCTATTTATGATTATTATGTTTGTATACCTAATTGTCTTCTACTCTTCTGCTGGTTATATCTTAATATTTGGAAAACAAGATGCGGAATTTGCAAAGAATACCAATGCTTTAGGTACATATCTTCCACCAGAGGTGTTCGATCCCCAAGCCATTACCCATGTGTTGGAGAAGGGGGCTACAGGGGTTATGTTTGTTTTTCTTTTTGTGTTTGTTCCATTGGTGCTTTCTATCATTGATCTCTTCCTTGAACGAAGTACCCAACGATGGAAAAGGTATACTAAATTCGGACTAAAATGGTTTGGAATCCTCTTTATCGATGCAATTATTGCCTATAAAGTAGCGGCGACAATTCATGAAACCACTTATCTAAAGAGTGGACTGGGAGATCCCTTATTTCATTTGAAAGATTGTTTTACCAGTGTCGACTTTTATCTCGTTTTTGCTTTAGGTTCTTTTGGTCTAGTTCTTTTCTCTAGCCTTTTTAAATATATCATTAAGTGCTTTTCTGAACGAAATGAAGATGAGGTTCGTGCCGAAAACAAAATAAAAGAGCGACAGTTCCGCTCGGAGATAAAAAGAGCCGATGAGTGTTTGATGAAGGAAGAGAAACGTTTGATCGCCGTGGAGCAAGAGATTAACCAAATAAAGCAGAAGAGAGAAGTGCTTTTAAAGAAGATCGACAGTATTCCGATGGTTTTCGAGAATAAGAAAAATGCGGTTCTACGTCTTGCAGATCAGAAGTCCGAAGAGGTCTCTTATATCAAGAGTTTGTATCTCAGTAAGCTAGAGAATAACAATTTGAAGTTCTCTTTTTCCATGCTGACCAACAGAGTGAATACTTTCATGAACGGATGGACTGCATTCCTTCATTCGGAGTTTTCAGTGGCTAAAGCCGAACAAAAATCCAAAGAGGCAATGGCGTTGAAAGATACATGGTTGTTAAATAATCAAAATCGATAA
- a CDS encoding sel1 repeat family protein gives MNWKRLITLSLLVLTLQGIHTRAIGGVQYEDLDAEQARNRGLRYLNGKGVALSPKKAIYWLEIAAQKGDAISMTQLGNIYLGNRYVKRDKARAFSYFKSSADTGYPMGQFYLGRCYLTGYGCTKDYALAVQNFQLAATTGFNPAQVILGVCYMNGYGVKKDYNAAKSLCELALDTPDNTPITTYNSLTDSYRGDAYGLLGYIYYSGKGVEKDLRKAFKMYKKGAALNNVVSLYYLAQMYEKGESVSINEKKAFKYYQKSATRGFPKAMVKIGGLYYRGDYVTKDSQTAFEWFEKASNKRYPPGVYHLGLCYMSGQGTSKDPTKGYSLFLTAAKKGESRAQYALSQCLLKGEGCDKDVDQAYIWLRKAAKKKNKDAVKYLDENPKGL, from the coding sequence ATGAATTGGAAACGTTTGATCACGTTGTCTCTGCTTGTTTTGACATTACAAGGGATTCATACACGTGCGATAGGAGGAGTTCAATATGAAGATTTGGATGCAGAACAGGCTCGTAATAGAGGCTTGAGATATCTAAATGGAAAAGGGGTTGCATTAAGCCCGAAAAAAGCCATCTATTGGCTTGAGATTGCTGCCCAAAAAGGCGATGCGATAAGCATGACGCAACTAGGAAATATATACCTTGGAAATAGATATGTCAAGAGGGATAAGGCGCGTGCATTCTCTTATTTTAAATCTTCAGCTGATACAGGCTACCCTATGGGACAGTTCTATCTTGGTAGATGTTATTTAACTGGATATGGTTGCACAAAAGATTATGCACTTGCAGTGCAAAACTTTCAGTTGGCAGCAACTACAGGGTTTAATCCAGCGCAAGTAATACTCGGTGTATGTTATATGAATGGATATGGTGTTAAGAAAGATTATAATGCAGCCAAATCCCTCTGTGAACTTGCTTTGGACACCCCCGATAACACTCCCATTACTACTTATAATAGCTTAACCGACTCATATAGAGGAGATGCCTATGGCCTCCTAGGATATATCTATTATAGCGGGAAAGGAGTTGAAAAAGACCTTCGAAAAGCATTTAAAATGTATAAAAAAGGGGCTGCTTTGAATAATGTGGTTTCGCTCTACTATCTAGCGCAGATGTATGAGAAGGGCGAATCTGTGTCAATAAATGAAAAGAAAGCTTTTAAATACTATCAAAAATCGGCAACGAGAGGTTTCCCCAAGGCGATGGTTAAAATAGGAGGGCTATACTACAGAGGCGACTATGTGACAAAAGATAGTCAAACAGCTTTTGAATGGTTCGAAAAGGCTTCTAATAAGAGATATCCTCCTGGGGTCTATCACTTAGGATTGTGTTACATGTCTGGGCAAGGGACTTCCAAAGATCCAACTAAGGGTTATAGCCTTTTCCTTACGGCTGCCAAAAAAGGAGAATCCAGAGCCCAATATGCCTTGAGTCAATGCCTCCTTAAAGGAGAGGGGTGCGACAAAGATGTGGATCAAGCTTATATTTGGCTACGCAAAGCGGCTAAGAAAAAAAATAAAGATGCAGTAAAGTATCTCGATGAGAATCCCAAAGGATTATAA
- a CDS encoding AAA family ATPase has translation MNLDYKIEKFLVDLGSIGSTIGMIRGAAGTGKTTVLKCCAIKYSNIYYVAPTGRASMVLSKSVQQECSTIHHLIYTYDEAASYKSQTQEIFMMQPNQYPAGALFVVDEASMISNRSRKDGSLRFGSGNLLFDLLSFVDFSRGQKLLFSGDPAQLPPVDEVRSSALDPAFFKEEYGMECLVLELNKVYRQDANSYLLEQVVPLRENILNEFPISLELKDKEGEVENIDFHEVVSQYLTHYQQNLSEVVVLAYSNRKVFDYNQQIVTSMGYDYKNLFVGLKLVQMQNMVLDGVAIYNGDSLLVRNVLSSSISLSGFYNDDQNRRHPVGPFHFQKVKVETEQNKNLIGWVWLDYYRIDKPCLDPQVMKHVASVLEQNRDHPEAIDIKRVLKVKMGYAITCHKAQGGEWKNVFVDFEGISLLNSMGARWCYTALTRTRKYVGVVDLPTVTKRSRLNIAPITRIKGAGIKKNGFLDLSTCSNNMEDAFRRLITASVMCPNLEIEYKQYCNRVVFEEDGKCATFDFIYNGMLHFRKPVIVKHTDVDFANLILTQLLSLEKGESQECDIESEIVLLDLWQQEMIRWIQTLLSAFEQSIGEIELKESGYYINLYLCKDSKGIERSLKLYFNGKNQFTQIVPSSTLGNTDTMLVNLLKTIKS, from the coding sequence ATGAATTTAGATTATAAGATAGAAAAATTCTTAGTGGATTTAGGTAGTATCGGTTCTACCATTGGAATGATTCGTGGAGCAGCAGGAACAGGAAAGACAACAGTTCTAAAATGTTGTGCTATCAAATATTCTAATATATATTATGTAGCACCAACAGGTAGGGCATCCATGGTTTTATCTAAAAGTGTTCAGCAGGAGTGTTCTACCATTCATCATCTCATATATACCTACGACGAAGCGGCAAGTTATAAAAGCCAGACACAAGAGATCTTCATGATGCAACCGAATCAATATCCTGCGGGAGCTCTATTTGTTGTGGATGAAGCTTCGATGATATCTAATAGGAGTCGAAAGGATGGTTCTTTGCGTTTTGGTTCAGGAAATTTATTATTCGATCTTTTGTCGTTTGTGGATTTTAGTAGAGGACAGAAGCTTCTCTTTAGTGGAGATCCAGCCCAATTGCCTCCTGTGGATGAAGTCAGATCTTCCGCTTTAGATCCTGCTTTCTTTAAAGAAGAGTATGGGATGGAGTGTTTGGTCTTGGAACTCAATAAAGTTTATCGACAAGATGCTAATAGCTACCTTTTGGAGCAGGTGGTTCCTTTAAGAGAGAATATATTGAATGAATTTCCAATCTCTTTAGAGTTGAAAGACAAAGAGGGGGAGGTTGAAAATATAGATTTTCATGAGGTCGTTTCACAATATCTTACACATTATCAACAGAATCTCAGCGAAGTGGTTGTATTGGCATATAGCAATCGTAAGGTGTTTGACTATAACCAACAGATCGTCACCTCAATGGGATATGACTACAAGAATCTCTTTGTTGGTTTGAAATTGGTGCAGATGCAGAATATGGTTCTAGATGGTGTGGCTATCTATAATGGAGATAGTCTTCTGGTTCGGAATGTTCTATCTTCTTCTATTTCATTAAGTGGTTTCTATAATGATGATCAGAATCGTCGCCATCCTGTAGGCCCTTTTCATTTTCAAAAAGTGAAGGTCGAAACAGAACAAAATAAGAATTTGATTGGGTGGGTATGGTTAGACTATTATAGGATTGATAAACCCTGTTTAGATCCGCAGGTCATGAAACATGTTGCCTCTGTTTTAGAACAAAATAGAGACCATCCTGAGGCAATAGATATAAAGAGAGTTCTGAAGGTGAAGATGGGGTATGCTATCACCTGTCATAAAGCACAAGGAGGAGAGTGGAAAAATGTGTTTGTGGATTTTGAAGGGATCTCACTATTGAACAGTATGGGTGCTAGATGGTGCTATACTGCACTTACTCGTACACGTAAATATGTTGGGGTGGTTGATTTGCCGACAGTAACCAAGAGGTCTAGATTGAATATCGCACCCATAACAAGAATAAAGGGGGCTGGCATAAAGAAGAATGGATTTCTTGACCTCTCTACCTGTTCTAATAATATGGAGGATGCTTTTCGTCGTTTGATCACTGCATCTGTGATGTGTCCCAATCTCGAAATAGAATATAAACAGTATTGCAACAGAGTCGTATTTGAAGAAGATGGAAAGTGTGCCACATTTGATTTTATCTACAATGGAATGCTTCATTTTAGAAAGCCTGTGATAGTCAAACATACGGATGTTGACTTTGCCAACCTTATTTTAACACAGTTGCTCTCTTTGGAGAAGGGGGAGTCCCAAGAGTGTGATATCGAATCCGAGATCGTGCTCTTGGATTTATGGCAACAAGAGATGATAAGATGGATTCAAACTCTTCTGTCTGCGTTTGAACAGTCTATAGGTGAGATCGAATTAAAAGAGAGTGGATATTATATAAACCTCTATCTCTGTAAAGATAGTAAAGGGATTGAGAGGTCGTTGAAACTCTATTTTAATGGAAAGAATCAGTTTACCCAGATAGTACCTTCTAGTACATTAGGTAATACAGATACCATGTTGGTGAACCTCCTAAAAACAATCAAATCATGA
- a CDS encoding TIGR04423 family type III CRISPR-associated protein, giving the protein MNCNQIVEMEKTLFTVFKDINAPELQSLLEHVQEGYYWSSDKTEPVVLKQGVAFNAPCVDNPYIVEAYLLCQDSDQKLQSVTVKDRGDGATIVVTPLEALKENMSMSEDLKKAFFGYEKSYESHRMDNRYLSFYEVWKLEEEPVAELYCDESNETMMVFKPFMRVFNGFVKK; this is encoded by the coding sequence ATGAATTGTAATCAAATCGTAGAGATGGAAAAGACTCTTTTTACTGTGTTTAAGGATATTAATGCTCCTGAATTGCAATCTCTTTTAGAACATGTTCAAGAAGGCTATTATTGGTCGTCTGATAAGACGGAGCCAGTAGTGTTGAAGCAGGGTGTTGCTTTTAATGCACCTTGTGTAGATAACCCATATATTGTTGAGGCATATCTTTTATGTCAAGATTCTGATCAAAAGTTGCAAAGTGTTACGGTGAAAGATCGTGGTGATGGTGCAACGATTGTAGTTACTCCATTAGAAGCTTTAAAGGAGAATATGTCCATGTCAGAAGACCTAAAGAAAGCTTTCTTTGGTTATGAAAAAAGTTATGAGTCACATCGAATGGATAATAGATATCTAAGTTTCTATGAGGTGTGGAAGTTAGAGGAGGAGCCCGTTGCAGAATTGTATTGTGATGAATCAAATGAAACGATGATGGTGTTTAAACCATTTATGAGAGTTTTTAATGGTTTTGTTAAAAAGTAA